One genomic region from Arthrobacter sp. FB24 encodes:
- a CDS encoding FAD-dependent monooxygenase gives MYGITIVGGGIAGLALAATLDPGRFHVTVHEQRNTLPTVETSLAMWPEAQKALGAVGILPQIQAAGSAFDAMALRDVSGKAWFRAAVAGVIGVSRADLLRLLDSAVPQSVTRVSGAVTAFPDSGLLVGADGVHSVVRRQRWGSRSLERLSPYLALRGIIDEPVAGDTAGEYWGRGELFGIAPASRQRTYWYASYRSDLGPGGVDIAAALDLTRRRFSGKAPGIVRVLAGAAPEGTLAQRIWTVPALGHYARGGTALVGDAAHGMTPNLGRGACEALVDSVTLAGLLNSRPLPEALAAYNKRRVLRSQALRVASSAMTRLVLDESAQPFRDRILSVAGRLSRTA, from the coding sequence ATGTACGGCATAACAATCGTGGGCGGGGGCATCGCCGGGCTGGCCCTCGCCGCGACGCTTGATCCGGGTCGCTTCCACGTCACGGTGCACGAGCAGCGGAACACGCTGCCGACAGTTGAAACGTCCCTGGCCATGTGGCCGGAGGCCCAGAAGGCGCTCGGCGCCGTGGGGATCCTGCCGCAGATTCAGGCGGCAGGCTCCGCCTTTGACGCCATGGCACTGCGGGACGTGTCCGGGAAGGCGTGGTTCCGGGCCGCGGTTGCAGGCGTGATCGGCGTTTCACGCGCTGACCTGCTTCGCCTCCTGGACTCTGCCGTGCCGCAGTCCGTGACCCGGGTGTCCGGTGCGGTGACCGCGTTTCCCGACTCAGGGCTCCTGGTGGGAGCCGACGGCGTCCACAGTGTGGTCCGCCGGCAACGGTGGGGCTCGCGGTCCCTGGAACGGCTCAGTCCCTACCTCGCCTTGCGCGGGATCATCGATGAACCTGTCGCCGGGGATACGGCTGGCGAATACTGGGGCCGCGGTGAATTGTTCGGCATCGCTCCGGCATCCCGGCAACGGACCTACTGGTACGCGTCCTACCGGTCGGACCTGGGGCCCGGCGGCGTCGATATCGCCGCGGCACTGGATCTCACCCGCCGGCGCTTTTCAGGAAAGGCTCCGGGAATCGTTCGCGTTCTCGCCGGGGCAGCCCCCGAAGGGACGCTCGCCCAGCGGATCTGGACAGTGCCCGCCCTCGGGCACTACGCACGCGGGGGCACCGCGCTGGTGGGAGACGCGGCGCACGGCATGACGCCTAACCTTGGACGCGGGGCCTGCGAGGCCCTGGTTGATTCGGTTACCCTCGCCGGGCTGCTCAACTCGCGGCCGCTTCCGGAGGCGCTCGCGGCCTACAATAAGCGGCGCGTGCTTCGCAGCCAGGCCTTACGGGTGGCGTCTTCCGCGATGACCCGGCTTGTGCTTGACGAATCGGCCCAGCCGTTCCGGGACAGGATTCTCAGCGTCGCCGGGCGGCTGAGCCGCACCGCTTAG